The proteins below are encoded in one region of Rhododendron vialii isolate Sample 1 chromosome 7a, ASM3025357v1:
- the LOC131332756 gene encoding uncharacterized protein LOC131332756 codes for MDPRMREHIKDRFIDMVEPSRNTVRPPSYNTKHRGQPVDRDEQSTCRISSFSEASTSGSRTATSRVRGRGRCGRRSGVRNTQSTVPPISDRYIQRLPQAFQRYISHTVDVLGDGYCGFKAIAAQIGVIYPAYDWANHLLHLLDCFEPRASEAHWMEAMTLGVVIATRYNLVLHTFEENVFGCFTHLPLRSPPVPVEDRRKIAIARVDHHFVQVFLEPHYPIPPIPRWWEEHASNEAKGWVASYGICNCGTK; via the exons ATGGATCCACGTATGCGAGAGCATATCAAAGACAGGTTTATCGATATGGTAGAGCCATCTCGCAACACAGTTCGACCTCCGTCGTACAACACAAAACATAGAGGTCAACCTGTAGATAGAGATGAACAAAGTACATGTCGCATATCTTCTTTTTCAGAAGCATCCACTTCAGGATCAAGGACTGCAACATcgcgagtgagagggagagggagatgtGGGAGGAGGTCGGGGGTTCGCAACACTCAATCTACAGTTCCACCCATCTCTGATCGCTACATTCAGCGATTACCTCAGGCTTTTCAACGTTATATTTCCCACACTGTTGACGTGCTTGGTGACGGTTATTGTGGATTCAAGGCAATAGCTGCACAAATCGG TGTGATTTATCCAGCATATGATTGGGCAAACCATCTACTACACTTACTAGATTGCTTCGAGCCTAGGGCATCAGAAGCACATTGGATGGAGGCTATGACTTTAGGAGTTGTCATCGCAACAAGGTACAACCttgtactgcatacatttgaGGAGaatgtttttggttgttttactCACTTGCCATTGAGGTCTCCTCCAGTTCCAGTCGAAGACCGTCGGAAAATTGCTATTGCCCGTGTTGACCatcacttcgtgcaagttttcTTAGAACCTCATTACCCTATACCACCCATCCCAAGATGGTGGGAGGAGCATGCATCAAACGAAGCTAAAGGATGGGTTGCTAGTTATGGAATTTGcaattgtggtacgaagtaa